In the genome of Patescibacteria group bacterium, one region contains:
- a CDS encoding DUF5679 domain-containing protein, producing the protein MKCKKSVTIKNGEEVTMKNSRKMFKGICPECGTVVCRILGKDK; encoded by the coding sequence ATGAAATGTAAAAAATCGGTAACTATTAAAAACGGCGAAGAAGTAACAATGAAGAATAGTCGAAAGATGTTTAAGGGGATATGCCCTGAATGCGGGACTGTGGTTTGCAGAATTTTGGGCAAAGATAAATAA